Proteins encoded by one window of Danaus plexippus chromosome Z, MEX_DaPlex, whole genome shotgun sequence:
- the LOC116777652 gene encoding myosin-10-like, with protein sequence MPKSGYWPYQNNYADNNITGESSLLQKQVGEMEGEVKEIQMELAAIKRDRMYLTNRSKICGMDTEETIEDSSIHKNLIQRPQDNLDFAIIPQLREELIRAKNTADEERFQKEKYEQKLKDLEGKLNSICNVETLEIKESRKFPTEDVTSLKKQIRDLTEDIEDLKQSLNEKTEQTQEYRVKYLQAQQQVEELRRQIDVIEYDNKQVSDQIQIEIQKMKMQFQEKLQELAPLPDLLKGAQIQLQEAKQLQKLAEDSSEQLSSELHRVKEKLVVAVNNLNLEKAEKSQLADDCKVLKEETEVKRKEIEELLRSVDDYKCQVLRLGEKLALLDERYKDKSLECTHLLKDLDELRVESNRSLTRSKERSDSMRRYMQTQISEMERQLIQSRAQSRLFQKERDDVRQRMQIQINNLRENFELVEIRMRGLYGQVSSLKNTYSVILTDEDDNCEFTKISTA encoded by the exons ATGCCGAAATCAGGATATTGGCcgtatcaaaataattatgcagataataatataactggCGAATCGTCACTATTG CAAAAGCAGGTAGGCGAAATGGAAGGTGAGGTCAAAGAAATTCAAATGGAACTCGCTGCTATAAAAAGAGATCGAATGTATCTCACAAATCGCAGCAAAATATGTGGAATg gACACGGAAGAAACTATTGAGGACTCCTCTATTCACAAAAACTTGATACAAAGGCCTCAAGACAACTTAGATTTTGCTATAATCCCGCAA CTTCGAGAAGAGTTGATACGGGCTAAAAATACAGCTGACGAAGAGAGATTTCAAAAGGAGAAATATGAGCAAAAACTAAAGGATTTAGAGGGAAAGCTTAATAGTATATGCAATGTTGAAACGCTGGAAATAAAG gaaTCTCGGAAATTTCCTACCGAGGATGTAACATCTCTCAAGAAACAGATAAGAGATTTGACGGAAGATATAGAGGATTTAAAGCAATCACTCAATGAAAAAACCGAACAGACTCAAGAATATCGGGTTAag TATCTTCAAGCACAGCAGCAAGTGGAGGAGCTGCGCCGACAAATTGATGTTATAGAATATGATAACAAGCAAGTTTCAGACCAAATTCAAATAGAGATCCAAAAAATGAAG ATGCAATTTCAAGAAAAGCTTCAGGAACTGGCACCTTTACCGGATCTCCTGAAAGGAGCACAAATCCAATTACAAGAAGCAAAACAACTTCAAAAATTAGCTGAAGACAGCTCGGAGCAGCTTTCTAGTGAACTGCATAGAGTTAAAGAGAAG CTTGTTGTAgcagttaataatttaaacttagaaAAAGCGGAAAAAAGTCAGTTGGCTGATGACTGTAAGGTGCTTAAAGAGGAAACGGAGGTTAAAAGAAAGGAAATTGAAGAACTGTTGAGGAGCGTAGATGATTACAA ATGTCAAGTGCTCAGGCTTGGGGAAAAGTTAGCCTTATTGGACGAAAGATATAAGGATAAGTCACTCGAATGCACGCATTTGTTGAAAGATCTCGACGAGTTAAGAGTCGAAAGTAACAGAAGTCTTACAAGAAGCAAAGAAAGATCAGACTCTATGCGAAGATATATGCAGACACAGATTTCGGAAATGGAAAGACAATTAATACAGAGTAGAGCGCAGAGCAGATTATTTCAAAAGGAAAGAGATGAT gtaCGTCAAAGAATGCAAATACAGATTAATAATCTACGGGAGAACTTTGAGCTTGTCGAAATAAGAATGCGTGGACTTTACGGGCAAGTGTCATCTTTGAAGAACACCTATTCCGTCATTTTGACAGACGAGGATGATAATTGCGAATTTACTAAAATCTCCACAGCATGA
- the LOC116777631 gene encoding tyrosine 3-monooxygenase, with product MAVAAAQKNREMFAIKKSYSIENGYPSRRRSLVDDARFETLVVKQTKQSVLEEARARANDSGLDSEFIQDVSQIDDAEKTEGVQNEDCKNGHLEGGNETGTKSDEDYTLTEEEVILQNAASESPEAEQVIQKAALLLRMRDGMGSLARILKTIDNYKGCVEHLETRPSQISGVQFDALVKVSMTRINLLQLIRALRQSTSFAGVNLLSDNISNKTPWFPRHASDLDNCNHLMTKFEPELDMNHPGFADKEYRERRKQIAAVAFAYKYGDPFPAITYTESENATWQRVFNTVLDLMPKHACREYKAAFGKLQAAEIFVPHRIPQLEDVSNFLRKHTGFTLRPAAGLLTARDFLASLAFRVFQSTQYVRHANSPFHTPEPDCIHELLGHIPLLADPSFAQFSQEIGLASLGASDSEIEKLSTVYWFTVEFGLCKENQQLKAYGAALLSSIGELLHALSDKPELRPFEPSSTSIQPYQDQEYQPIYYVAESFEDAKDKFRRWVSTMSRPFEVRFNPHTERVEILDSVDKLETLIWQLNTEMLHLTNAIKKLKDSSFE from the exons ATGGCCGTCGCAGCAGCCCAGAAAAATCGCGAAATGTTCGCCATCAAGAAGTCTTACAGCATTGAG AACGGCTATCCATCCCGCCGTCGTTCACTGGTAGACGATGCCCGTTTCGAAACCCTGGTAGTCAAACAGACCAAACAAAGTGTACTTGAAGAAGCTCGTGCCCGTGCTAATG acTCTGGTTTGGATTCCGAATTCATCCAAGATGTCTCTCAAATTGATGACGCCGAGAAGACCGAAGGTGTCCAAAACGAAGATTGTAAAAACGGTCACCTTg aAGGAGGTAACGAGACTGGTACAAAATCAGATGAAG ATTACACTCTTACTGAAGAGGAAGTTATTCTACAAAATGCTGCAAGTGAAAGCCCTGAAGCAGAACAGGTGATCCAAAAAGCTGCTTTACTTTTGCGTATGCGAGATGGAATGGGCTCTCTTGCTCGCATTCTTAAAACAATTGATAACTATAAAGGTTGTGTTGAACATCTTGAAACTCGGCCCTCCCAAATATCAGGAGTCCAATTCGATGCACTCGTAAAGGTCAGCATGACCCGCATCAACCTGCTCCAACTTATCCGGGCACTCCGTCAATCAACCTCATTTGCCGGTGTAAATTTGCTTTCggataatatttcaaacaaaactcCATGGTTCCCTCGTCATGCTTCCGATCTTGACAACTGTAACCATCTTATGACCAAATTTGAGCCAGAACTTGATATGAATCACCCAGGATTCGCTGATAAGGAATACAGAGAACGTAGGAAACAAATTGCTGCTGTCGCTTTTGCATACAAATATGGTGATCCATTTCCAGCGATTACTTACACTGAAAGCGAGAATGCTACCTGGCAACGAGTATTCAATACTGTACTGGATTTGATGCCAAAACATGCATGCCGTGAATATAAGGCCGCTTTTGGTAAATTACAAGCTGCCGAAATCTTCGTGCCACACCGCATTCCCCAGTTGGAGGATGTAAGCAACTTCCTCCGCAAACATACTGGTTTCACCCTGCGCCCAGCTGCAGGATTACTTACGGCTCGAGACTTTTTGGCTTCTCTCGCTTTTCGTGTATTCCAATCAACACAATACGTGCGCCACGCTAACTCACCCTTCCACACTCCTGAACC GGACTGTATTCATGAACTATTAGGACATATTCCACTTCTAGCTGACCCAAGCTTTGCTCAATTTTCTCAAGAAATTGGTCTTGCTTCACTCGGCGCTTCTGATTCCGAAATCGAAAAGCTTTCTACG GTTTACTGGTTCACGGTCGAATTCGGTCTTTGTAAGGAGAACCAACAACTGAAGGCATACGGAGCAGCTCTTCTATCGTCTATCGGAGAACTGCTTCATGCTTTAAGTGACAAGCCTGAACTGCGACCCTTCGAACCATCTTCTACTTCCATTCAACCTTACCAAGACCAAGAGTACCAACCAATTTATTACGTGGCTGAAAGCTTTGAGGATGCAAAAGATAAATTCAG aCGCTGGGTATCAACTATGTCAAGACCATTCGAAGTGCGTTTCAACCCACACACAGAGCGCGTGGAAATCCTCGACTCCGTAGACAAACTTGAAACACTCATATGGCAATTGAATACCGAGATGCTCCACCTCACTAATGCTATCAAAAAACTTAAGGATTCATCCTTTGAGTAA